The Ogataea parapolymorpha DL-1 chromosome III, whole genome shotgun sequence nucleotide sequence gttttttctcctccttctgtttctccagccTTTGCTTCGCAAGTGCAAGCTGCTCATCAaattcctcgtcctcaatTGTCAATTTGTCTCGATCAAGATCAATGATGAAGTTGCATGCAATCTCCAGCGTGCTCACGTAGTACGATGTCTCGCCAACCAGGAACTCCTCCAATCTAAACCGTTCGATGTACTGCAAGTTGGAATAGAGATATTTGGGTTTCGCCTGCAAAAGCACATAGATCAGTAACGGCACAAACGAATCGGCGTTCTCTTCGATCTGGtgcattttctgctgctgtcgaATAAGCCCGAAAATTATCTTGCAGCAGTTCAAAATACAGATGATCTTGTCCCTCGGCGACTTGTAattgttgatcttgttgatctcgccAGACGCAAGTTTGACGAAGTTGGACTCCAGACCTAGCGAAACGGGTATGTCCAGATGTCTCGGATTGATCCAGTCATACAGCTTCAAGGAAGTGTGGTACTTGCGGTCTTTCAAGAGGTCTTCCCGCTGCTGTGGAGAttgttttggttttggtgtcGCCGGTGCAAACACTTGTGAATACAGCCGTGTAAGCACTAGTTTCTCCAGTCCCTCTTTGCAGTTGTCCAactccagctcgtcttgGATGGTGTTAAAAGGGTAGTATTGCAGCAGTTTGTCGTACAGAAACGCCTCAAAATCCTTAATCAGTTTAACTTGCTCGTCCACTGTCCATGTTCTCTGAGAAAATTGggtcaagaaagagcgAAGGTATTTGTGAATAGGCTCACAttgcttgtttttgaacatTGTCAGGAACTTCTGGAAATCAAATACAACGCTTTTCTTGTTCGACGTAGGAGGGTTCGGGTAGTCTGTAGGCAGCTTCTTGTCATCCTGTTTCTTTGGCTTGGGtaattcttctttctgagaTGCCTTTaactcctcctcctcttcctccgAGTCTGAAGTGTCGTTTAATTCCTCGCCCTCCCCATAGCTAGTGGATGTAATATGCTCTAACGACACAGACGTCTCCTCATCCGCAGATTTCTGTTCGTTGGGCCTGTTTTCGCTATCAGAAGCTTTCTCTGTCGCCGGTCCCGACTCCTGTTTTGACTGTTCGGGCTCAGGCTCAATTGGCTGGGTTGCAGTTGCAGACTCTTCAATTTTGGCCTCTTCCTTTTCGCTCGGTTCCTCTGGCTCACTCTCCTCAACCTCCTCGTGCTGGCTGGTGCCGGAAGCCTTATCGTGGTGTTCGGGCCTATCTTTGTCAAATTGCCCTAGAAAATCCATTAGGGTGGTCTTGTCCGCGGTGTGGGCAGAGCCGGCAATGGAGACCGAGCTTGACACGCTAACTGAAGGCTGCGGAGACTGCAGTGAAGGCAGCAGCAATCCCTGGGCCTTCTCTTGGGACGCTTTGCGGACGTTTTGAAAGGACATAATTAAATTGGTGCAAAGATGGACACATAAGCTAAgcggtgcagagatgtgGGATGGGATTAAAGTTCTGTCGGTCGTCGAGAGGTGTCGACGAaagaaataaaataaaacagCAGGCCGCCCCACGTTTtcttttctggatcggTGAGAGCCCCCACGTGCCTCGTAgttttttaatttttttgcacGCACACGAGGACCTGCTAATTTAGTACAACTTATTGGTAGCACGTGTGTTCGGCGTTCAAAAGCGAAACTACTATCCTCCTACTTCTGGGCATTTTCTTGGCTCGTCGACCAATCAAAACGGCGTCACGTTGCAGTCACCGTTTTTTTCGCGTCTTTTTCCGTGCTGCGGCCGGCAAAATAGTAGCCAATATCCCGAGCATCGTGGTTAATTAGAATTTTTGTTCGACTAATCTGCCCCCAAGCCGCATAAATTATATCTGCAGCTCTTTGGTATAAATATTAACAGTTTGTCCTCCTCAGGCCCATCTGCATCTTTCTTATGGCCGAATACAAAACTGCTGGTGGTAACGCTGCGTTCCACAACTATATCAACGACTTCGCCCATATCACCGATCCtcttgaaagaagaagactggctctggagaagatcgatAATGCCAGCTTTGGATGGTACCACGTCAGAGCGGTCATGGTGGCCGGAGTCGGTTTCCTTACCGATGCGTACGACATTTTCGCCATTAACTTAGGAATCTCCATGATGACCTATGTTTATTGGGGTGGCTCCATGCcttcctccaccaacaCTCTTCTGAAAGTGTCCACTTCTGTGGGTACAGTTATTGGACAGTTCGGTTTTGGATTGCTTGCAGACCTTGTCGGAAGAAAGAAGATTTACGGCACAGAACTGATCGTCATGATCGTTGCTACCGTTTTGCAGTGTACCCTTGGTGAGTCCAAGGCTATTTCTTTCCCAGCTATTCTCACCTTCTTCAGAATCGTCCAAGGTATCGGCATCGGTGGTGACTATCCGCTCAGTTCCATCATCACTTCCGAGTTTTCGACCACTAAATGGAGAGGAGCCATCATGGGTGCTGTTTTCGCCAACCAGGGTTGgggccagctgctggccggTCTCGTGGCTCTCATCTGTGTTGTTGCTTACAAGGACGACCTTATTGTCGCCGAGACGGCTTCCAGCTGCACTGGAAACTGTATCAAGGCCTGCGACCAGATGTGGAGAATTCTTATTGGATTCGGCTGTGTGCCCGGTATGATTGCGCTGTACTTCAGATTGACCATCCCAGAGTCCCCAAGATTCACTTTCGACGTGTCCagagagctcgaaaaggcCACTGCCGACATTGCCAAGTTCACCTCTGGTAAGCACGGAAACGCAGATATGGGCGATATCGAGGTTCTTAAGGAGACCGAGCAGCCTCtggacgagcaggaggaacTGGGACCACCAAAAGCCACTGCCAAAGACTTCTTCAGTCACTTCTCCAAATGGAAGCACATGAAAATCCTCATTGGTACTGCCGGTTCGTGGTTCATGCTGGATATTGCTTACTACGGCTTGGGTCTGAATACCGCTTCCATTCTGCAAACAATTGGCTACGCAtcttccaaaaacgtctACCATTCGCTTTACAACCAGGCTGCCGGTAACCTGATCCTTATTTGCGCCGGTGCCATTCCAGGTTACTGGTTCTCCGTTGCCACCATCGACAccattggaagaaaaagcctGCAATTTGTTTCTTTCATCATTCTGACCGCCATCTTCTGTATTATCGGATTCGCCTACCACAAGCTTGGAGACAAGGGACTTCTTGCGTTCTATATCCTTGCccaatttttccaaaacttcggtccaaacaccaccacctTCATTGTTCCTGGTGAGTGCTTCCCAACCAGATACAGATCTACCGCACATGGTATTAGTGCTGCCGCAGGTAAGGTTGGCGCCATCATTGCACAGACCTGTATCGGTACCCTGCAAGACCATAATTGTGCCAGAGACGGCAAGGAGAAAAACTGCTGGCTGCCACACGTTATGGAGATTTTTGCTCTCTTTATGCTGCTTGGTGCTTTTACCACCGTTCTTATTCCTGAAACCAAGAGAAAGACACTTGAGCAGCTCTCAGAGGAGCTCCATGGTGAGGTTGACGTCTCAAAGCACCATCTGAGAGTAAACTCCtccgacgaggacggaGAAAAAATTGTGTAAACAGACACTCGCTACATCATCgtatttaatttttttatcatattaatttatttaacTTAGATCAATTTATGTCTGGGTCGGTCCACAACAAGCAGTTGTGCacttttttccaaaaagtcGGGGCCTGCCGACATGGCGACAAGTGTGTGAGGACACACGTGTATCCGAAACACTCGAGAACCATTTTGTTTCCCAAACTGTACGACAACCCGAAACATGTGGAGGGACTGAAAAAGGGCGATCCCGAACCCGTCGCGCCGGAGATCGTGTCCTCGCTCGACGAAACGCAAATCCAGCAACGCATCGACTCGCTTTACAaggacgtttttgtcgaACTGGCGCTGAAGTACGGGCCTGTGGATAAAATTGTCATCTGTGAGAACGTGAACCCCCACCTCAGTGGAAACGTCTATGTGCGCTTCAGGGACGAAGCCGACGCAATGAAGTGCTACAAGGAATGCAACGATCGCTGGTACAACGGCAAGCCCGTATTTGCAGAGCTCTCGCCGGTGACCAACCTCGACGACGCTACGTGCCGGCTCTACTACACAAACGAGTGCGACAGAGGCGGAATGTGCAACTTCATACACGAGAGACGGGCAGACTCCCGCTTGGAGCGCGATCTGTTTGCCTCTCAGCGCCGCTCCATGTCCGAAAGACGACGCTAGATTCTCGTTGGTGTCCGGAGTGCTTGTTAATATGTACAAATAATAACACgaaatttgaaaaaatagCATGGGTCTTGTTGCTAAGCTGGCGGACAAGTCAGCGgcagagctgtttgaggagTATTCaatccagcagctccaacaGTTAAAGGTACAACTAGCCGCTGATGTCCATAATAAGAGGTTGGAACTGCGAACTTTGGTGGGGAACAATTATAGAGACCTTTTAAAAGTGGCAGACGACATTATCCAAATGAACGAACTTGCCGACCAGCAAACCTCTCGTCTATCTGATCTGACGTACAGAAAAGCGAAATACGATGACAAAAGTCTGCGAAACTTTAATAAGTTCTCCTCCGAGGTCCGAGCCAATGCTTTGGAAAAAACCAAGTTCCGTAATCGACAAGTGTTGTTGCGAAACATTGTTGACCACCTGGATTTTGGTCTCCAAGTTCTACGAGAAGAGGTCGAGGAATTGCAAGCAGAAACGCGGGTTTACGAGCACGAGGATGGTGAGAATTCGCACGAGTCTGTTTCGCTACAGTTTGTTCAACTCGCTAAGCAGTTTTATCTCACGGAGAGCTTTTTTGGGGACGAACTGAAAGGGACATCGTATGTGGTGGAGAAGTTTGGCAAAATGAAACAGGAGTTTCTGCAAGAATTGCGAACAGAGATGGCCGAGTGCACTGGTGACGGTGATTACGAGTTTGCTCTGCATTTGCTGGTGTCGTACATTTTTGTTGCACGAAGCCAGATCCTCAAAGCTCTTGAATGGTATCTCGATTTGCGTTATGGCAAAGTGCGAGAATTCGAGCTAAAACACGATTTACACAATTGTCTGAGCTACATTTATAACACGCTCAGCTACCTCGGGGTGTTCTGCTCAAAGCTTCCTACAACCCTGATGCGCCAAGTATACAGCTCAGCAAATTCAAATTGGGTCGCCAACACAGGTTTCAGGAAATATTCTCGCTGGCTCGATATACCCGCAAGTTACAAAGTGGATTTCCCTCTTTCActgaacgagctgaaaaatataccGGAAGGAGAAGTGGACAAGATCAGCGAAAATTGGAAAATCAATGTGGGTGCTTATCTCAAGGAACAAGTTGGTAACGACTTTGTTCAGTCGAGGGATATCGAGGCGCTTTCTTCCTCGCTTAGCAAAGTGCTTCAATCCTTCAAGAAATTCACTTCTCTGGTGGATATCAAATATGAAGATTCGAGACTCTTGGATAATCTTTTATCTGTGTGGAGGTCAGTTTTctttgaatttttggaaagcaACGTCGGGAACTTCCAGAATATTTCGAATTTGATCTTGGAAACTTATGGTAGCTCAGATCTTTTGCAATCGACTCGCACAACGTCTGGACTGAACCTATTCCAGTACACCGATCTCACCAACATTGATCTCTATCTCTCGCAAATCTCAAATCCATCGTTGTACACGATTGACGCCATTGTGACGCAGCTTGGTCAGTTCAAGCAGACTCTTGTAATGGTGCTGGACTCACTTCAAAGCTTGTCGAAGTTGTCGTCTTCCTTGACAAAACAAGTCTTGTCAATTGATGACTACGACGATGATGAATACTGGGGAAAGACGGCCGCTTATCTCAACAATTTAGTTGATGAGGGTATCTGCTTTGTGATAgaccagctcaacaacctgaTTACCGACTTCTTGAAGGAAATCGGAAAGCTAGTTGATTCAGGAGAGTCTTCGCCAATTAAGCATTTCTACATCATTCGAGTTTTATGCCAGCTGAGGGAAAATATCAACATCAACACGATTTACGACCATTTTAACCGCATCTCTACTTCAGCACAAAAGTTCCAAACCTTGGATTTGTCGGGCATGGTCGATGAGCTGCtacgaaaaatattcaaacCTTTAGTGGTTAATATATCCTCACCCTTCAAAAACGAGATGAAACAGATGTTAAAGAAAAGACCTACTGAGAAATATGCCGAAGTTGCTCTCTGGACATCCAGTGAGCTCGACATTCCAGTTCCAAATGCGCCTTCGTTCGAATTGGAAAATGTTCTTTACAGATTGAGCTGCAGTCTCACTAATGTTGCTGAAAATCCAAGCGAGGATTTCAGCGATGTTTATTTCAGTGACACATTTGCAGAAGCCAAACTGGAGCTCGTGGATGATCTCATTGACTGtcttgaaattgaaaataAGAAATCGGACAACTGCAGAGACCAAAAAGAACGTCCAGAAGAGCACGTTGTGCCTGAGGAAAGCGACATCGAGTCGGCTACAGAAAGGTCTGTGGGTCTGACTTCTCAAGAGCAGCATTCTATCGACTCTAAAACTATAGCACTGCTGACTTTCGCAGACCTTGTGTTTCTAAATTGCTTCAAAACGAATCCACTTTCGGAGACCGCGTTATTAGATCAAGTGCAAAAAGGCCGGTCCAAAATACAAGTTGACAAACTCGCAGAGATCAATCCCGACCTTGCTGACCTAGCATACATTCGGAACATCTGCAAGGGCATACTCGATCATTTCAAAGGATGCATGTTGATGTTCGGTCCACTGTACTGATTTTTCCAAACGGATGCCATAATAACAGCCATTTGAGGCTGATTAAGattctgctgctgggaTTGACGGAAATACTCGTCTCTTTCTATTTGCGATAAGTACGGAAACTCGGGAAGCGGGTGTTTCATCTGGAAATGGCGTTGCACCATAGCCAGTCTCTCAATAGAATTCATAGATTGTGTACAATATACCGTAGTACATCTTTTTAGTTGGGTGACAATACAGAAAAAATTTCAGTATCGATTCACGTGACCTGCAGCCTATGTGTCAAAACAATAAATTTTCCTTTTAGTTCAATTCGGGGCTGATAATTAAACTGAATCGCGGGCTAAAAATACAATAAAAAATTGCGTTATGCATTATTAAGAAGTTTCCTCGTTTGCTCAAGTAGACATAGACGTTTTTCCAACAATTTGCTTGAAATTCTTCTCCCATGATTAAAATTGGTTCTTTCAATTCACCAAATGTGAGGCCCAGATGGGCCTTCATCTTGCCGCTACTCTCCGTGGCAGCATGGTGGGGAATGCTGATTGCCATGATCGTGTGTTGGGTGGCGCAGGGCAGGCCTAACTACGAGCAAGATCACATTTACATGGCTCATCTCATTGTGTATTTGTCCAACATCGGAGCCACCAATTTGCAAGGACTTTTCATTGCCGGCACAGCAACCATGgggttttttttcgtgtgGTCCGTTATAGAGGAGACCTACCTTAGATCTCGCCGGAAACGTTATTTGCTACCACGGTTCCGTCGCACAGCCACGGCTCTACATGTTGCTTGTATTATACTGACCTTTTTGTCC carries:
- a CDS encoding Inorganic phosphate transporter PHO84, giving the protein MAEYKTAGGNAAFHNYINDFAHITDPLERRRLALEKIDNASFGWYHVRAVMVAGVGFLTDAYDIFAINLGISMMTYVYWGGSMPSSTNTLLKVSTSVGTVIGQFGFGLLADLVGRKKIYGTELIVMIVATVLQCTLGESKAISFPAILTFFRIVQGIGIGGDYPLSSIITSEFSTTKWRGAIMGAVFANQGWGQLLAGLVALICVVAYKDDLIVAETASSCTGNCIKACDQMWRILIGFGCVPGMIALYFRLTIPESPRFTFDVSRELEKATADIAKFTSGKHGNADMGDIEVLKETEQPLDEQEELGPPKATAKDFFSHFSKWKHMKILIGTAGSWFMLDIAYYGLGLNTASILQTIGYASSKNVYHSLYNQAAGNLILICAGAIPGYWFSVATIDTIGRKSLQFVSFIILTAIFCIIGFAYHKLGDKGLLAFYILAQFFQNFGPNTTTFIVPGECFPTRYRSTAHGISAAAGKVGAIIAQTCIGTLQDHNCARDGKEKNCWLPHVMEIFALFMLLGAFTTVLIPETKRKTLEQLSEELHGEVDVSKHHLRVNSSDEDGEKIV
- a CDS encoding splicing factor U2AF subunit, which translates into the protein MSGSVHNKQLCTFFQKVGACRHGDKCVRTHVYPKHSRTILFPKLYDNPKHVEGLKKGDPEPVAPEIVSSLDETQIQQRIDSLYKDVFVELALKYGPVDKIVICENVNPHLSGNVYVRFRDEADAMKCYKECNDRWYNGKPVFAELSPVTNLDDATCRLYYTNECDRGGMCNFIHERRADSRLERDLFASQRRSMSERRR
- a CDS encoding Vacuolar protein sorting-associated protein 9a codes for the protein MSFQNVRKASQEKAQGLLLPSLQSPQPSVSVSSSVSIAGSAHTADKTTLMDFLGQFDKDRPEHHDKASGTSQHEEVEESEPEEPSEKEEAKIEESATATQPIEPEPEQSKQESGPATEKASDSENRPNEQKSADEETSVSLEHITSTSYGEGEELNDTSDSEEEEEELKASQKEELPKPKKQDDKKLPTDYPNPPTSNKKSVVFDFQKFLTMFKNKQCEPIHKYLRSFLTQFSQRTWTVDEQVKLIKDFEAFLYDKLLQYYPFNTIQDELELDNCKEGLEKLVLTRLYSQVFAPATPKPKQSPQQREDLLKDRKYHTSLKLYDWINPRHLDIPVSLGLESNFVKLASGEINKINNYKSPRDKIICILNCCKIIFGLIRQQQKMHQIEENADSFVPLLIYVLLQAKPKYLYSNLQYIERFRLEEFLVGETSYYVSTLEIACNFIIDLDRDKLTIEDEEFDEQLALAKQRLEKQKEEKKQRNEQKGANDILSPIPKKLTELIGSNSNESPSQVLTKSAEMMKQSISSSFNNLFQTSPSPSETPAKQELIDIKKLSLEEHEHQETMRKQREETTDALVSMFPNLDRELITDVVASKARTEGGGNIGDCVDALLELSH